Proteins from a genomic interval of Clostridium sp. 'deep sea':
- the scfB gene encoding thioether cross-link-forming SCIFF peptide maturase encodes MQVHVFNLKDEYFVLDVGSGVLHQIDKLAAEVIKGIQENKPNTQIINELNQFNSEDVLDVINEVNSLRENNLLFSKDALSEYHPELSDTVVKALCLHIAHDCNMRCKYCFAETGEYKVGKREFMSFEVGKNAVDLLVRQSFSRTNLEIDFFGGEPLMSFEIIKQVFEYAQEQAKLFNKNIRYTITTNGILLNDNVIDFVNENNIQLIMSHDGRKEVHDKMRPLIGGKSSYDLVTKKFKNALEKGVKDYHARGTFTTYNTDFTTDVKHLLDIGFKYISFEPVVTDPADDYALGFDKLQQIKNEYEKLAEFYYEQYKKGKPFTFFHYEVDLNQGPCLAKRLTGCGAGFDYMAIAPNGDIYPCHQFVGLPEFKVGTVFEKKLNKEISQQFLDAHIFNKPECKECWARYYCSGGCHADAFYRNNDLYKPVKFSCELTKKRLECALAIKALIASNK; translated from the coding sequence ATGCAAGTTCATGTTTTTAACCTTAAAGACGAATATTTTGTACTAGACGTAGGCAGTGGGGTTTTGCATCAAATAGATAAGTTAGCTGCTGAAGTGATTAAAGGCATACAAGAAAATAAGCCAAATACTCAAATTATAAATGAGTTAAATCAGTTTAATAGTGAAGATGTACTAGATGTTATTAATGAAGTTAACTCTTTACGCGAAAATAATTTGTTATTTTCTAAAGATGCTTTATCTGAGTATCATCCAGAGCTAAGCGATACGGTTGTAAAAGCTTTATGTTTACACATTGCTCATGATTGCAATATGAGATGTAAATATTGCTTTGCTGAAACAGGAGAATATAAAGTTGGTAAACGAGAGTTTATGAGCTTTGAGGTTGGTAAAAATGCTGTTGATTTATTGGTTCGCCAGTCATTTTCACGCACTAATTTAGAGATTGATTTTTTTGGTGGAGAACCATTAATGTCCTTTGAAATTATTAAACAAGTCTTTGAGTATGCTCAAGAGCAAGCCAAATTATTCAATAAAAATATTCGTTATACCATAACTACAAATGGTATTTTATTAAATGATAATGTAATAGACTTTGTTAATGAAAATAATATTCAGCTTATTATGAGCCATGATGGACGTAAAGAGGTACATGATAAAATGCGACCATTAATAGGTGGCAAATCCTCATATGATTTAGTAACCAAAAAGTTTAAAAATGCTTTAGAGAAAGGTGTTAAAGATTATCATGCAAGGGGTACCTTTACAACCTATAACACCGATTTTACCACCGATGTAAAACACTTATTAGATATTGGTTTTAAATATATCTCCTTTGAGCCAGTAGTTACAGATCCTGCTGATGATTATGCCTTAGGATTTGATAAATTACAGCAAATTAAAAATGAATATGAAAAGTTAGCCGAATTCTATTATGAGCAATATAAAAAAGGCAAGCCTTTTACCTTTTTTCATTACGAAGTAGATTTAAACCAAGGCCCTTGTTTGGCTAAAAGGTTAACTGGCTGTGGTGCTGGTTTTGATTATATGGCAATAGCTCCTAATGGAGACATTTATCCGTGTCATCAGTTTGTAGGTTTACCTGAATTTAAAGTGGGTACAGTTTTTGAAAAGAAATTAAATAAAGAGATTTCACAACAGTTTTTAGATGCACATATTTTTAATAAGCCAGAGTGTAAAGAGTGTTGGGCAAGGTACTACTGTAGCGGTGGATGTCATGCAGATGCCTTTTACAGAAATAATGATCTGTATAAACCCGTTAAGTTTAGTTGTGAGCTAACAAAAAAAAGGTTAGAGTGTGCTTTAGCAATTAAAGCTTTAATTGCGAGTAATAAATAA
- the hutH gene encoding histidine ammonia-lyase translates to MGKVLINGNDLTIADVVNVARNNYQVELTAEAIKGINRARKLVDLYLEEERVMYGITTGFGKFSDVVINKDQVGDLQHNLITSHACAVGKPLPTEVVRAIMLLRANALSKGNSGIRLSTVELLVNLLNAGVHPQVPEQGSLGASGDLAPLAHIVLPMLGLGKAEYQGEVLDGAEALKKAGFKPISLHAKEGLALINGTQAMTAIGTLLIADAEKLINTATSAAALTVEALRGIPFAYDEKVHEVRQQPGQLIVAKQLLDLLKNSKMVTEQGEIRVQDAYSLRCTPQVHGASYDAIQYVKSVVSREINAATDNPLIFPEQDQVISAGNFHGQPIAIVMDFLKIALAELANISERRIERLVNPQLSGGLPAFLTAQGGLNSGLMIAQYTAASLVSENKVLAHPASVDSIPSSANQEDHVSMGTTAARQARQIYHNVCYVVAIELISAAQALEFYDDVQLGKGTEVIYKTIRDVVEPIVKDRVMNVDFENLAKEIREWKFNREVE, encoded by the coding sequence ATGGGAAAGGTATTAATTAATGGTAATGACCTTACTATTGCCGACGTAGTTAATGTAGCCAGAAATAATTATCAAGTAGAGTTAACTGCTGAAGCTATTAAAGGCATTAACAGAGCGCGTAAGTTAGTAGATTTGTATTTAGAGGAAGAGCGGGTAATGTATGGTATTACCACTGGCTTTGGTAAGTTTAGTGATGTGGTAATTAATAAGGATCAAGTAGGAGATTTACAGCATAATTTAATCACTAGTCATGCCTGTGCAGTTGGTAAACCCTTACCTACAGAGGTTGTAAGAGCAATAATGCTTTTAAGAGCCAATGCATTATCTAAGGGTAATTCAGGTATAAGATTAAGTACAGTAGAATTATTAGTTAATTTATTAAATGCAGGTGTGCATCCTCAAGTACCAGAGCAGGGTTCTTTAGGGGCAAGTGGAGATTTAGCACCTTTAGCTCATATTGTATTACCAATGTTAGGCTTAGGCAAAGCCGAATATCAAGGTGAAGTTTTAGACGGTGCTGAGGCCTTAAAAAAAGCTGGCTTTAAACCAATTTCACTACATGCTAAAGAGGGTTTAGCTTTAATAAATGGTACTCAAGCTATGACTGCTATTGGCACCCTATTAATAGCAGATGCTGAAAAATTAATAAATACAGCAACTAGTGCTGCTGCTTTAACTGTTGAAGCTTTAAGAGGAATACCTTTTGCTTATGACGAAAAGGTACATGAGGTTCGTCAACAGCCAGGTCAATTAATTGTGGCAAAGCAGCTTTTAGATTTGCTAAAAAATAGTAAGATGGTAACAGAGCAGGGTGAAATAAGGGTACAAGATGCCTATTCATTACGTTGCACACCTCAGGTACATGGTGCTTCTTATGATGCCATTCAGTATGTAAAAAGCGTAGTCAGTCGTGAAATAAATGCGGCAACAGATAATCCATTAATTTTTCCAGAGCAGGATCAAGTTATTTCTGCTGGTAATTTTCATGGCCAACCAATAGCTATAGTTATGGACTTTTTAAAGATTGCCTTAGCTGAGCTGGCTAATATTTCCGAGCGTAGAATTGAGAGATTAGTTAATCCTCAATTAAGTGGTGGTTTACCAGCATTTTTAACAGCTCAAGGTGGATTAAACTCAGGTTTAATGATTGCCCAGTATACAGCTGCTTCACTTGTTAGTGAAAACAAAGTACTGGCACACCCAGCGTCTGTAGATTCTATTCCTTCTTCTGCTAACCAAGAAGATCACGTTAGTATGGGCACAACTGCAGCTCGCCAAGCGAGACAAATTTATCATAACGTTTGTTATGTAGTGGCTATTGAGTTAATTTCTGCTGCTCAAGCCCTAGAGTTTTATGACGATGTACAGCTTGGTAAAGGAACCGAGGTTATATATAAAACTATAAGAGATGTTGTTGAACCTATTGTTAAAGATAGAGTTATGAATGTTGACTTTGAGAACCTAGCTAAAGAAATTCGTGAGTGGAAATTTAACAGGGAGGTAGAATAA
- a CDS encoding trypsin-like peptidase domain-containing protein encodes MKKFLSILCLAVLLTANIAYAESNKTIDGYSTGSLYINNQEYKGEVPVIIVENTPMIPIKSLKEFGDVSISWDNESQSVLVKKYSKKPITINQIVKEKQELSKEELWKVAAKTIVVNSFDHKGQFLTKSTAIKITNKIILTSYLTLHDAFTFNIEDKNKAIQDFENLDLKRVDKELDFALINVPEYTDTIALSNIEVTKSDVLYLLGSPLSETPAVKEVKVTDIVELNEKSYLKINYKLSKEHLGSAIIDKYGELVGMVVEQLIDGEKIYLISTSKNIKDYLTKVQNTTDDVIAIVYESGATYVGEINELGERHGYGKIIYCDGGAYKGIFRYNQEEGLGEIYYDSGNTYVGLFKDRIPYGYGIYTWANGDRYKGLFEKGKFSGIGCFEKKDGSIQYGTMKKDSKNGVFIEVDKMGRVYYVIYRNDKEVSKKFVKVTQAYKKTKK; translated from the coding sequence ATGAAAAAGTTCTTAAGTATTTTATGTTTAGCAGTATTATTAACAGCCAATATAGCTTATGCTGAATCAAATAAAACCATAGATGGCTACTCTACTGGTAGTCTATATATAAATAACCAAGAGTATAAAGGTGAAGTGCCTGTAATTATAGTAGAGAACACACCCATGATACCAATAAAATCACTAAAAGAATTTGGTGATGTCAGCATATCTTGGGATAACGAAAGCCAATCGGTTTTAGTAAAAAAATATAGCAAAAAACCAATAACTATTAACCAAATAGTTAAAGAAAAGCAGGAACTTTCTAAAGAGGAACTATGGAAAGTAGCAGCTAAAACAATAGTAGTTAATTCCTTTGATCATAAGGGTCAGTTCTTAACAAAAAGTACTGCAATAAAAATTACTAATAAGATAATACTTACCAGTTACCTAACCCTACATGATGCATTTACATTTAATATAGAAGATAAAAATAAAGCAATACAAGATTTTGAAAATTTAGATCTTAAAAGGGTAGATAAAGAACTTGATTTTGCACTTATTAATGTGCCAGAGTATACTGATACAATTGCTTTATCAAATATTGAGGTAACTAAAAGTGATGTATTATATCTTTTAGGTAGCCCGCTTAGTGAGACACCCGCTGTAAAAGAAGTGAAAGTAACTGATATAGTGGAGCTAAATGAAAAATCTTATTTAAAAATAAACTATAAGCTCTCTAAAGAACATTTAGGCAGTGCAATTATTGATAAATATGGAGAGCTTGTAGGTATGGTAGTAGAACAACTTATAGATGGTGAAAAAATCTATTTAATTAGTACTAGTAAAAATATTAAAGATTATCTAACTAAAGTACAAAATACGACAGATGATGTAATAGCTATTGTTTATGAAAGTGGTGCAACCTATGTTGGTGAAATAAATGAACTAGGTGAGAGGCATGGTTATGGCAAAATAATCTATTGCGATGGTGGAGCATATAAAGGTATCTTTAGATATAATCAAGAAGAAGGTTTAGGTGAAATATATTATGACTCTGGAAATACTTATGTAGGTTTATTTAAAGACAGAATACCCTATGGTTATGGTATTTACACCTGGGCTAATGGAGATCGCTACAAAGGTTTGTTTGAGAAGGGGAAATTTAGCGGTATAGGTTGTTTTGAAAAAAAAGATGGATCAATACAATATGGAACAATGAAAAAAGATTCAAAAAATGGTGTTTTTATAGAAGTAGATAAAATGGGTAGAGTTTATTACGTGATTTATAGAAATGATAAAGAGGTTAGTAAAAAATTTGTAAAAGTAACTCAGGCCTATAAAAAAACTAAAAAATAA
- a CDS encoding AraC family transcriptional regulator, whose protein sequence is MNSHIDMQNIIEYIEKHLHTELNIDKLSEKAMLSKFYFQRLFYKLVGVTVMEYVKLRRVAKAAENIKNGEKITDIAFSYGFNSLETFIRAFKSIYEMTPTQYRKSNIPLAHFYKPDLSLKYRIADIAVPLIAAGIVLEMSIKEITEEIKIAGVIQECSMAPAGQDNPGVAWNKFFTVKNSISNIRPGVQFGISFPSKNKGKFNYLAAAQVEQLTESHHDLYQYTIPAGLYAVCTFSAETFHNLTNDALDKAFNYFLQTWLPNSNYEMISTFAAEHYDYRCLKDHPLPQQVLTAPDEIIKNPPEMDIIALVKKK, encoded by the coding sequence ATGAACAGTCACATAGATATGCAAAACATAATTGAATACATTGAGAAACACCTACATACAGAACTAAACATTGATAAGTTATCTGAGAAAGCAATGTTATCAAAATTTTATTTTCAACGACTATTCTATAAGCTTGTGGGAGTAACTGTTATGGAATATGTAAAGTTAAGGCGTGTGGCAAAGGCAGCCGAGAACATTAAGAATGGTGAAAAGATTACTGACATTGCCTTTAGTTATGGCTTTAATAGTTTAGAGACTTTTATAAGGGCCTTTAAATCTATCTACGAAATGACACCTACTCAGTACAGAAAAAGTAATATACCTCTTGCTCACTTTTATAAACCAGATTTATCACTAAAGTATCGTATTGCAGATATAGCAGTTCCTTTAATAGCAGCTGGAATTGTGTTAGAGATGAGTATTAAAGAAATAACAGAAGAGATTAAAATAGCTGGTGTTATACAAGAGTGTTCAATGGCACCTGCTGGTCAAGATAATCCAGGTGTAGCTTGGAACAAATTCTTTACTGTTAAAAACAGCATATCAAATATAAGACCAGGTGTACAATTTGGTATTTCTTTTCCATCTAAAAACAAAGGAAAATTTAACTATTTAGCCGCTGCTCAGGTTGAGCAGTTAACCGAGAGTCACCATGATTTATATCAATATACTATACCAGCAGGATTATATGCTGTTTGTACGTTTTCAGCAGAAACTTTTCATAATCTAACTAACGATGCTCTTGACAAGGCTTTTAATTACTTTTTACAAACATGGCTACCCAATAGTAATTACGAAATGATAAGCACCTTTGCTGCAGAACATTATGACTACCGTTGTCTAAAAGACCACCCCTTACCACAACAGGTTTTAACAGCACCAGATGAAATAATTAAAAACCCACCAGAGATGGATATTATAGCTCTTGTGAAAAAGAAGTAA
- a CDS encoding nucleotide-binding protein gives MNYSVILNNLKQSVITELKYKDELKKNEIIKKLELYINKIFGKNSEYLVILSEIQFGCWNTCNEDLQRYSWQKATNKLCNLITIILEDLSLTTDDIKCYKKKLANDKVFIIHGHDGELKQEVARFIEKLGLKAVILHEQIKTGETIMERIEGYSNIGFAIALLSPDDKVLSSNLSGKSSETYRARQNVIFEMGFFIGRIGRNRVFTIVKGENLEILSDFGGVVYYSYDNDCWKLSLIKALNNVEYKVDANSLL, from the coding sequence ATGAATTATAGTGTTATATTAAATAATTTAAAGCAAAGCGTAATAACAGAACTTAAGTATAAAGATGAGTTGAAAAAAAATGAGATTATTAAAAAGCTAGAACTTTATATTAATAAAATCTTTGGTAAAAATAGCGAGTATTTAGTTATCCTTAGTGAAATACAGTTTGGTTGCTGGAATACGTGTAATGAAGATTTACAACGTTACTCTTGGCAAAAAGCAACTAATAAACTGTGTAATCTCATAACAATAATACTTGAAGATTTATCTTTAACTACAGATGATATTAAGTGTTATAAAAAAAAACTAGCGAATGATAAAGTATTTATCATTCATGGTCACGACGGAGAGTTAAAACAAGAAGTAGCTAGATTTATAGAAAAATTAGGGCTAAAAGCAGTGATTCTTCATGAACAAATAAAAACAGGTGAAACAATAATGGAAAGAATAGAGGGTTACTCAAATATAGGCTTTGCGATAGCTTTACTGAGCCCAGATGACAAAGTTCTTTCAAGCAACCTAAGTGGTAAAAGCAGCGAAACCTATCGTGCTAGACAAAATGTAATATTTGAGATGGGTTTTTTTATTGGCAGAATAGGTCGTAACAGAGTTTTTACAATTGTTAAAGGAGAAAACCTAGAGATACTTTCCGATTTTGGAGGGGTAGTATACTATAGCTACGATAACGACTGCTGGAAGTTAAGCTTAATTAAGGCTTTAAACAATGTAGAATATAAAGTTGATGCTAATAGTCTTCTTTAG
- a CDS encoding NUDIX domain-containing protein has translation MQNNDITYNNELGNFTFRVGAIIINKGRLLMIKHVDINGYYSVGGKVKLNETTEQAVIRETYEETNEIFEIEKLAFVHEYLYNHPTKQIPLHEIAFYYLMKQNSNITFYNGNKKESLHWIALNDLPNTHLYPTFFKTKLLNGFTEIEHIVSRL, from the coding sequence TTGCAAAACAATGACATAACATATAATAATGAACTAGGTAATTTTACTTTTAGAGTGGGTGCAATTATTATCAACAAGGGCAGATTACTGATGATAAAGCATGTAGATATAAACGGTTACTACTCTGTTGGAGGTAAGGTAAAGCTTAATGAAACCACAGAGCAAGCAGTAATTAGAGAAACCTACGAAGAAACTAATGAAATTTTTGAGATAGAGAAACTAGCATTTGTACATGAATACCTATATAACCATCCAACTAAACAAATACCACTACATGAAATAGCTTTTTATTATTTAATGAAACAAAATAGTAACATTACTTTTTATAATGGTAACAAAAAAGAAAGCCTTCACTGGATTGCTCTTAATGATTTACCTAACACTCATCTATATCCTACTTTTTTCAAAACAAAATTACTCAATGGGTTTACAGAAATTGAGCATATTGTGAGTAGATTATAA
- the scfA gene encoding six-cysteine ranthipeptide SCIFF gives MKHFKTINKPTLATYKKACKECKTSCQSACKTSCTVSSQNCESK, from the coding sequence ATGAAACATTTTAAAACAATTAATAAGCCAACATTAGCTACTTATAAAAAAGCTTGTAAAGAGTGCAAAACTAGCTGTCAGTCTGCCTGTAAGACTAGTTGTACTGTCAGTAGCCAAAACTGCGAAAGTAAGTAA
- a CDS encoding urocanate hydratase, which produces MLNNFVSESMTVKLDSIFKQLPAYPEFLKDKRRAPKREFTLNERETELALRNALRYVPEEWHEVMAPEFLEELLTRGRIYGYRFRPHGGLKGKPINEYKGNCLDAKAFQVMIDNNLDFDIALYPYELVTYGETGQVCQNWMQYQLIKRYLELMTNEQTLVVASGHPVGLFKSHAGAPRVIITNALMIGMYDNHEDWHRAMQLGVANYGQMTAGGWMYIGPQGIVHGTYSTLLNAGRSKLGIAADKDLKGNKGWVDCIIDAEVDYSRIVTRHEQGWAVCIIDNPAEAFKQAKQRMNKGEAFAIAFYGNVVDLLKYAVDNNIKIDLLSDQTSCHAVYEGGYCPQGISFEQRTSLLENNKAEFKKLVDNTLQSHYQVIKSLVEQGTYFFDYGNSFLKAVYDTGIKEIAKNGYDTTEGFIFPSYVEDIMGPELFDYGYGPFRWVCLSGKHEDLIKTDKAAMDCIDPNRRFQDRDNWAWIRDAEKNQLVVGTQARILYQDAYGRMNIALKFNEMVRKGEVGAIMLGRDHHDTGGTDSPFRETSNIKDGSNIMADMATHCFAGNAARGMSLIALHNGGGVGIGKSINGGFGLVLDGSERIDEIIKSAMLWDVMGGVARRGWARNKNAMQTAADYNNVCKGTDHITLPYIANDDLIKATMSKMMKS; this is translated from the coding sequence ATGTTAAACAATTTTGTAAGCGAAAGTATGACAGTAAAACTTGATAGTATCTTTAAGCAGCTACCAGCGTATCCTGAATTTTTAAAAGACAAACGTAGAGCCCCTAAACGTGAGTTTACCCTTAATGAAAGAGAAACAGAGTTGGCCTTACGTAATGCTCTTCGTTATGTGCCAGAAGAGTGGCATGAGGTAATGGCTCCTGAATTTTTAGAGGAGTTATTAACCCGAGGAAGAATTTATGGCTATCGTTTTCGTCCTCACGGTGGTTTAAAAGGTAAGCCAATTAATGAATACAAAGGAAATTGTCTAGATGCCAAGGCATTTCAAGTAATGATAGACAATAATCTTGATTTTGATATTGCTTTATACCCTTATGAGCTGGTCACTTATGGTGAAACAGGACAGGTATGCCAAAACTGGATGCAGTACCAACTAATTAAGAGATACTTAGAGTTAATGACAAATGAGCAAACTTTGGTAGTAGCCTCTGGGCATCCTGTAGGATTGTTTAAATCACATGCAGGAGCTCCACGTGTTATTATTACCAACGCTTTAATGATAGGCATGTATGATAACCATGAAGACTGGCATAGAGCTATGCAACTTGGTGTTGCAAACTATGGTCAAATGACAGCTGGTGGTTGGATGTATATTGGTCCACAGGGTATTGTACACGGTACTTATAGTACTTTACTTAATGCAGGCCGCTCTAAGTTAGGTATTGCTGCCGACAAAGACCTTAAAGGCAATAAAGGTTGGGTAGATTGCATTATCGATGCTGAGGTAGACTATAGTCGTATTGTTACCCGTCATGAACAAGGTTGGGCAGTATGCATTATCGATAACCCTGCAGAGGCATTTAAACAAGCCAAACAAAGGATGAATAAAGGTGAGGCTTTTGCGATAGCTTTTTATGGTAATGTAGTAGATTTACTAAAGTATGCGGTTGATAATAACATTAAAATAGATTTATTATCCGACCAAACCTCTTGCCATGCAGTATATGAGGGTGGGTATTGCCCACAAGGTATTAGCTTTGAGCAGCGTACTAGTTTACTAGAAAATAACAAAGCCGAGTTTAAAAAACTAGTAGATAATACTCTACAAAGCCATTACCAAGTTATTAAGTCTTTAGTAGAGCAAGGAACATATTTCTTTGACTATGGTAATTCATTCTTAAAGGCTGTTTACGATACTGGTATTAAAGAAATAGCTAAAAATGGTTACGATACAACAGAAGGATTTATTTTCCCATCATATGTAGAGGATATAATGGGACCAGAGTTATTTGACTATGGTTATGGACCATTTCGTTGGGTATGTTTAAGTGGTAAACACGAGGATTTAATTAAAACAGATAAAGCTGCCATGGATTGTATTGATCCTAACCGTAGATTCCAAGATAGAGATAACTGGGCTTGGATACGTGATGCAGAAAAAAATCAATTAGTAGTTGGTACTCAGGCTCGTATTTTATACCAAGACGCCTATGGCAGAATGAATATTGCTCTTAAATTTAATGAAATGGTTCGTAAAGGTGAAGTAGGAGCTATTATGCTTGGTAGAGATCACCATGATACTGGTGGAACAGACTCTCCATTTAGAGAAACCTCTAACATAAAAGATGGAAGTAACATTATGGCTGATATGGCTACTCACTGCTTTGCTGGTAATGCTGCTCGTGGTATGAGCTTAATTGCTTTGCACAATGGTGGAGGAGTAGGAATTGGTAAATCTATTAATGGTGGTTTTGGTTTAGTACTAGATGGCAGTGAAAGAATAGATGAAATAATTAAGTCAGCCATGTTATGGGATGTAATGGGTGGTGTAGCTCGCAGAGGCTGGGCTCGCAACAAAAACGCCATGCAAACAGCTGCTGATTATAACAATGTTTGTAAGGGTACAGATCATATTACTTTGCCTTACATTGCCAATGATGATTTAATTAAGGCAACAATGAGTAAAATGATGAAGAGCTAA
- a CDS encoding GIY-YIG nuclease family protein, protein MKDSGLYQLLLYLPENKRIIVGSKGVFNFNTGYYIYTGSAKRNLNARVSRHIKHKKKLRWHIDYLTSRALCIAHRCYLTPSFSECELHNATLKLRNASMPVKGFGASDCRCYSHLTYFRLRDDAWQIFNLDFTVKKGV, encoded by the coding sequence ATGAAAGATAGTGGTTTATATCAGCTTTTATTATATTTGCCCGAGAATAAAAGAATAATAGTAGGTAGTAAGGGCGTTTTTAATTTTAATACCGGCTACTATATTTATACTGGTAGTGCTAAACGTAATTTAAATGCCCGTGTAAGTAGGCATATAAAACATAAAAAGAAATTACGATGGCATATTGATTATTTAACTAGCAGAGCTTTATGTATCGCTCATAGGTGTTATTTAACACCAAGCTTTAGTGAGTGCGAGTTGCATAATGCTACTTTAAAATTACGCAATGCTAGTATGCCAGTTAAGGGATTTGGGGCAAGTGATTGTCGATGTTATAGCCACTTAACATATTTTAGATTACGTGACGATGCGTGGCAAATTTTCAACCTAGATTTTACAGTGAAAAAAGGAGTTTAA
- a CDS encoding SMI1/KNR4 family protein produces MWKEVISALESDSKYIKFGEPATQNELAEISKTLKVDLPKDLTEMLQEINGDGDFLLSATEILEANLNLREVYQDYFMTLDCLLFVARNGAGDFYGYPIFANGELDPDKIYYWSHETDDRIWVADSLADLVKGWYQETLAY; encoded by the coding sequence ATGTGGAAAGAAGTTATTTCTGCTTTAGAAAGCGATAGTAAATATATTAAGTTTGGTGAACCAGCAACACAAAATGAGTTGGCTGAAATTAGTAAAACCCTAAAGGTAGATTTGCCAAAGGATTTAACAGAAATGCTACAGGAGATCAATGGAGATGGTGACTTTTTATTATCTGCTACTGAAATCTTAGAGGCTAATTTAAACTTAAGAGAGGTATATCAAGACTACTTTATGACACTTGATTGTTTACTATTTGTAGCACGTAATGGTGCTGGAGATTTTTACGGCTATCCTATTTTTGCTAATGGTGAATTAGATCCAGATAAAATTTATTACTGGAGTCATGAAACAGATGACAGAATATGGGTAGCAGATAGTTTGGCAGATTTAGTAAAAGGTTGGTATCAAGAAACGCTAGCTTATTAG
- a CDS encoding TIGR02206 family membrane protein → MSRVGFAGEDFFEKFWLSTDRSAVFKLFSTEHLIGLAIIFSIIILLVLFNDFFTKHRKGIANFLAFIMFSHSFLVQFWYYERGQYTLKESLPLYLCRIAMILCVVMLIAKKYKVFEVVYFWTMSGALIGLFNCDIGGYAFPHWMYFQFFIGHGGMLISTVFMMTAFKYKPCGSSLKKTYIYSFVYLVFTVIINILVKGNYSYLMAKPQGKTILDIFPKYPYYIPLMLLAMFVIYYLLYFPFKVLELRKPKPLRFESRTLFRD, encoded by the coding sequence ATGAGCAGAGTTGGCTTTGCTGGTGAAGATTTTTTTGAGAAATTTTGGTTATCTACAGATAGAAGTGCAGTATTTAAATTGTTTTCTACAGAGCATTTAATAGGTTTAGCAATTATATTTTCAATTATAATTTTGTTGGTATTATTTAATGATTTTTTTACTAAACACCGTAAAGGCATAGCTAATTTTTTGGCTTTTATTATGTTTAGTCATAGTTTTTTAGTGCAGTTTTGGTACTATGAACGAGGTCAGTATACTTTAAAAGAATCATTGCCTTTGTACTTATGTAGAATAGCTATGATTTTATGTGTTGTTATGTTAATAGCAAAAAAATATAAAGTATTTGAAGTAGTTTATTTTTGGACTATGAGTGGAGCCTTAATAGGGCTGTTCAATTGTGATATTGGAGGATATGCTTTTCCTCACTGGATGTATTTTCAGTTCTTTATAGGGCATGGAGGTATGTTAATATCTACTGTATTTATGATGACTGCCTTTAAGTATAAACCCTGTGGAAGTTCATTAAAAAAGACCTATATTTACAGTTTTGTATATTTGGTATTTACAGTGATAATTAATATTTTAGTAAAAGGCAATTATTCTTATTTAATGGCCAAACCCCAAGGTAAAACTATTTTGGATATATTTCCTAAATACCCTTACTACATACCTTTAATGCTGTTAGCTATGTTTGTAATTTACTATTTGCTGTACTTTCCGTTTAAAGTATTAGAGTTAAGAAAACCGAAACCCCTTAGGTTTGAGTCACGCACTTTATTTAGAGATTAA